The Mycolicibacterium mageritense genome contains a region encoding:
- a CDS encoding cation transporter: MVSPAGPSVVLTLHRRTVLQRRIRWLVAATITYNVVEAIVAIGEGARVSSTALIGFGLDSAIEVSSAAAVAWQFSGSDPEARERTALRIIAFSFFALAAYVTVESIRSLAGAGEVRHSPVGIALTAASLAIMPMLSVAQRRAGRELGSRSVVADSKQTLLCTYLSAVVLAGLVLNTLFGWAWADPIAALLLAAVAVNEGREAWRGQTCCAASKDTSPCR; encoded by the coding sequence ATGGTCTCCCCGGCCGGTCCATCGGTTGTCCTGACGCTGCACCGGCGTACCGTGCTGCAGCGGCGGATTCGCTGGCTGGTTGCCGCCACCATCACATACAACGTGGTCGAGGCGATCGTTGCGATCGGCGAAGGCGCGCGAGTTTCGTCGACTGCGCTGATCGGCTTCGGCCTGGATTCGGCGATCGAGGTCTCGTCAGCGGCCGCAGTCGCCTGGCAGTTCTCCGGATCCGATCCCGAGGCCCGCGAGCGAACCGCGCTGCGCATCATCGCGTTCTCGTTCTTCGCACTGGCCGCCTACGTCACGGTCGAATCGATCCGCTCGCTGGCAGGGGCCGGCGAGGTGCGACACTCCCCGGTCGGCATTGCCTTGACCGCAGCGAGTCTCGCGATCATGCCGATGCTCTCGGTCGCACAGCGCCGCGCCGGACGCGAGCTCGGCTCTCGGTCAGTGGTCGCCGACTCGAAGCAGACCCTGCTGTGCACGTACCTTTCGGCGGTCGTGCTGGCCGGGTTGGTGCTCAACACCCTCTTCGGCTGGGCATGGGCGGACCCGATCGCCGCCCTGCTGCTGGCCGCAGTCGCAGTCAACGAGGGACGTGAGGCCTGGCGTGGCCAAACCTGCTGCGCCGCAAGCAAGGACACATCACCATGCCGATGA
- a CDS encoding carbon-nitrogen hydrolase family protein has product MSGTWTVGIAQWLPQCDEPEKNLRDALRFVDELAGRGCELVVLPELWPCGYDPATLARDAGAAAERLDGPRGRALSAAAQAAGVWLFAGTVPERDGASLYNTAVVYGPDGALTAAHRKVHLYTPLGEDAVFGAGDEPTVVEIDGVGAVGLSVCFDGDHPAYARRLRDLGARIVIEPAAYETPAETWWDVLYPANALVNGQWWVMANQCGGELLGKSKVIAPDATTVAQAGRVGQTSEPELLVVTVDFERGIRDADRTASALWADQSTPTHI; this is encoded by the coding sequence ATGTCGGGCACGTGGACTGTGGGAATCGCCCAGTGGCTGCCGCAGTGCGACGAACCGGAAAAGAACCTGCGCGACGCCCTGAGGTTCGTCGACGAGCTCGCGGGCCGTGGTTGCGAACTCGTCGTCCTGCCAGAACTGTGGCCGTGCGGATACGATCCGGCCACCTTGGCGCGAGACGCCGGGGCAGCCGCCGAACGGCTGGACGGGCCGCGAGGCCGGGCATTGTCGGCCGCCGCGCAGGCCGCAGGCGTCTGGCTGTTCGCGGGAACGGTGCCCGAGCGCGACGGCGCCTCGCTGTACAACACTGCCGTGGTGTACGGACCCGATGGGGCACTCACTGCGGCCCACCGGAAGGTCCACCTGTACACGCCCCTCGGCGAGGACGCAGTATTCGGCGCAGGAGACGAACCCACGGTCGTGGAGATCGACGGTGTCGGTGCCGTGGGGCTGAGCGTCTGCTTCGACGGCGATCATCCTGCGTACGCGCGCAGATTGCGCGACCTCGGGGCACGCATCGTGATCGAACCAGCCGCCTACGAGACTCCTGCCGAAACGTGGTGGGATGTGCTGTATCCGGCCAACGCACTGGTCAACGGGCAGTGGTGGGTGATGGCCAACCAATGCGGCGGCGAGCTGCTCGGCAAGAGCAAGGTGATTGCGCCGGACGCCACCACGGTCGCCCAGGCAGGCCGGGTAGGGCAGACCTCGGAACCGGAGCTTCTTGTCGTCACGGTCGACTTCGAACGTGGCATCAGGGACGCGGATCGCACGGCGTCCGCGCTGTGGGCGGACCAGTCGACGCCCACGCACATCTGA
- a CDS encoding SpoIIAA family protein, whose amino-acid sequence MIEVLPDVPPGVAGIRVSGRVGGDDLRAFKPRMDELLESGEIRLVEVIADDYEGFGPGGMAEDLKLGLGALAKHHSAFKRIAVVSDKSWVAHALHAFAWMVPGELAVFGLDELDRAKQWAAG is encoded by the coding sequence ATGATCGAGGTTCTGCCCGACGTGCCACCGGGGGTCGCAGGCATCCGCGTATCGGGCCGCGTCGGCGGCGACGATCTGCGGGCCTTCAAGCCGCGGATGGACGAGCTCCTCGAGTCCGGAGAGATCAGACTCGTCGAGGTCATCGCAGACGATTACGAGGGCTTCGGCCCTGGTGGCATGGCCGAGGATCTGAAGCTCGGTCTCGGCGCCCTGGCGAAGCATCACTCGGCGTTCAAACGCATCGCGGTGGTGTCGGACAAATCGTGGGTCGCCCATGCGCTGCATGCGTTCGCCTGGATGGTGCCCGGTGAGCTGGCCGTGTTCGGACTCGATGAACTCGACCGGGCCAAGCAGTGGGCGGCCGGCTGA
- a CDS encoding GAF and ANTAR domain-containing protein, with protein MSEKTDQDLAGRMAELAREVATPTSIDVVLKRVTATAVELIDGADVAGVLLIRGRNFESHAITSELAEQLDRLQEELQEGPCYEAAVDELVVRTDDFRTETRWPAYSRMVVDIGVLSGLSFKLYTSSRTAGALNLFAFRPNAFSPDDEAIGSVLAAHAAVAILASRHDENLQSAIASRDVIGQAKGILMERFHVDAVQAFELLRELSQTSNVRLADIARRVVDSSRQERQ; from the coding sequence ATGAGCGAGAAAACCGACCAAGATCTGGCCGGACGTATGGCGGAGCTCGCACGTGAAGTGGCTACGCCGACGAGCATCGATGTGGTTCTCAAACGGGTCACCGCCACGGCAGTCGAGCTCATCGACGGAGCGGATGTGGCGGGGGTCTTGTTGATCAGGGGCCGAAACTTCGAATCCCACGCCATCACCTCCGAGTTGGCGGAGCAACTCGATCGACTGCAGGAGGAACTGCAAGAGGGTCCGTGTTACGAAGCGGCAGTCGATGAACTCGTCGTACGCACCGATGACTTTCGGACGGAAACCCGGTGGCCGGCCTACAGCAGGATGGTCGTGGACATCGGAGTGCTCAGCGGGCTGTCGTTCAAGCTCTACACCAGTTCACGTACCGCAGGAGCACTGAACCTTTTCGCCTTTCGCCCCAACGCTTTCAGCCCCGACGACGAAGCGATCGGCTCGGTGTTGGCCGCGCACGCGGCCGTGGCGATCCTCGCGAGCCGCCACGACGAGAATCTGCAGTCCGCGATCGCATCCCGCGATGTCATCGGCCAGGCCAAGGGCATCCTCATGGAGCGTTTTCACGTGGACGCCGTGCAGGCCTTCGAACTCCTGCGGGAACTTTCGCAGACCAGCAACGTTCGGTTGGCCGATATCGCACGCCGGGTGGTGGACTCGAGCCGGCAGGAGCGTCAGTAG
- a CDS encoding helix-turn-helix domain-containing protein, with product MVPGSAPHRVVALVLPPQGLFELGCVVEVFGVRRPSLPARYDLTICAEEPGEVATSAGIGLTAAAGLSAIDTADTVIVPGWRSPDAPPQAVSDALRRAHSRGCRLVTLCAGAFVLAHAGLLDSRRATTHWARTAELQSRFPEVLVEPDVLYVDNGDIATSAGAGAAIDLCLHLVRTDAGAAYAARVARHMVMPPHREGGQAQYALPAASPAPQPSLAALLDWISTRLDEPITLELMASQLHVSPRTLARRFAEQLGTSPGQWLLMQRINAARTLLEETDLSVAAIASRVGLASDTNLRRRFQSAVHTTPAAYRRAFRQGRAAS from the coding sequence ATGGTTCCCGGCTCGGCGCCACACCGCGTGGTGGCGCTCGTCCTGCCACCTCAGGGGCTGTTCGAGTTGGGTTGTGTCGTCGAAGTTTTCGGCGTCCGACGGCCTTCCCTTCCAGCCCGTTACGACCTGACCATCTGTGCCGAAGAGCCCGGGGAAGTGGCGACCAGCGCGGGCATCGGTTTGACGGCCGCTGCCGGCCTGTCGGCCATCGATACTGCCGACACCGTCATCGTCCCCGGCTGGCGTAGTCCGGATGCGCCCCCGCAGGCGGTCAGCGACGCCCTGCGGCGCGCGCACAGCCGTGGCTGTCGGCTCGTCACGCTCTGCGCCGGCGCGTTCGTGCTGGCACACGCCGGATTGCTGGACAGCAGAAGGGCAACGACGCACTGGGCCAGGACAGCCGAGCTGCAATCCCGGTTCCCCGAGGTGCTTGTCGAACCCGATGTGCTGTACGTCGACAACGGCGACATTGCGACGAGCGCCGGCGCGGGCGCCGCGATCGACCTGTGTCTGCATCTGGTGCGTACGGACGCGGGCGCGGCCTACGCGGCTCGCGTGGCCCGTCACATGGTGATGCCGCCGCACCGGGAGGGCGGTCAGGCGCAGTACGCACTGCCGGCCGCATCCCCGGCGCCCCAACCGTCCCTCGCGGCACTGCTCGACTGGATCAGCACGCGACTCGACGAACCGATCACCTTGGAACTCATGGCAAGCCAACTGCATGTGTCGCCGCGAACACTGGCACGTCGGTTCGCCGAGCAACTGGGCACGAGTCCGGGCCAATGGCTTCTGATGCAACGGATCAACGCTGCGCGGACACTACTCGAGGAGACCGACCTGTCCGTGGCTGCCATTGCATCGCGAGTGGGCCTGGCGTCCGATACCAACCTCCGCCGCAGATTTCAGTCGGCTGTGCACACCACACCTGCGGCGTACCGCCGGGCGTTTCGGCAGGGCAGGGCGGCGAGTTGA
- a CDS encoding cupin domain-containing protein yields MSETLEGPETPGYTWSELATAPSRALFPGIRLRPLWVGDNGASAQVVEIDPGACWEGIDVHEPGPEEVYVVSGTFNDGARDYPAGTFIHAPAGSWHVPQSRTGCVLFVFYPEG; encoded by the coding sequence ATGTCCGAGACACTCGAGGGGCCCGAAACGCCCGGTTACACCTGGTCGGAGTTGGCGACGGCGCCGAGCCGTGCGCTCTTTCCCGGGATTCGCCTGCGTCCGTTGTGGGTTGGTGACAACGGAGCGTCCGCGCAGGTGGTCGAGATCGATCCGGGCGCATGCTGGGAAGGCATCGATGTGCACGAACCCGGTCCGGAAGAGGTCTATGTCGTCTCGGGTACGTTCAACGACGGCGCCCGCGACTATCCGGCGGGCACGTTCATCCACGCGCCTGCAGGGTCGTGGCACGTTCCGCAGAGCCGCACCGGATGCGTGCTCTTCGTCTTCTACCCCGAGGGCTGA
- the katG gene encoding catalase/peroxidase HPI — MSSDTSDSRPPYPNEATASRSESENPAIASPTPKAHAPLTNQDWWPDQIDVSRLHPHSEQANPLGADFDYAAEFAKLDVDALKADLLALMTQSQDWWPADYGHYGGLFIRMSWHAAGTYRIFDGRGGGGQGMQRFAPLNSWPDNANLDKARRLLWPVKQKYGNKISWADLLVFAGNVALESMGFKTFGFGFGRPDVWEPEEILFGEEDTWLGTDKRYAGRRELAQPYGATTMGLIYVNPEGPEGQPDPVAAAHDIRETFGRMAMNDEETAALIVGGHTFGKTHGAGDADLVGPEPEAAPIEQQGLGWKSSYGTGKGKDAITSGLEVVWTPTPTAWDNSFLETLYGYEWELTKSPAGAWQFTAKDGAGAGTIPDPFDGPGRAPTMLVTDISMRVDPIYGPITRRWLDHPDELADAFAKAWYKLLHRDMGPISRYLGPWVAEPQLWQDPVPPVDHDLVDDRDIAALKRQVLESGLSVPQLVKTAWAAAASYRNTDKRGGANGARIRLEPQKNWEVNEPAELAKALPALEQIQQDFNASASGGKKISLADLIVLAGAAAVEKAAGDAGHDVKVPFTPGRTDATQENTDVESFAVLEPRADGFRNYVRPGEKTPLEKLLLERAYFLGVTAPELTVLIGGLRAIGANHGGSKHGVFTDRPGTLTTDFFRTVVDMGIEWKASETTENVYEGHDRASGTPKWTATANDLVFGSHSVLRALAEVYAQSDAEDRFVRDFVRAWDKVMNNDRFDLK; from the coding sequence ATGTCATCCGATACGTCCGACAGCCGCCCGCCCTACCCGAACGAAGCGACAGCCAGCCGCAGTGAGAGCGAAAACCCTGCGATCGCCTCGCCCACTCCCAAAGCCCATGCGCCCCTGACAAACCAGGATTGGTGGCCGGATCAGATCGACGTGTCACGACTGCATCCGCACTCGGAACAGGCCAACCCGCTGGGTGCCGACTTCGACTATGCCGCAGAGTTCGCCAAGCTGGACGTCGATGCGCTCAAGGCAGACCTGCTGGCCCTGATGACGCAGTCACAGGATTGGTGGCCGGCCGACTACGGACACTATGGCGGCCTGTTCATCCGAATGAGTTGGCATGCGGCAGGCACCTATCGCATCTTCGACGGCCGCGGTGGCGGTGGGCAGGGCATGCAACGCTTCGCGCCGCTCAACAGCTGGCCGGACAACGCCAATCTGGACAAGGCCCGTCGGCTGCTCTGGCCTGTCAAACAGAAGTACGGGAACAAGATCTCGTGGGCCGACCTGCTGGTGTTCGCAGGCAATGTGGCTCTCGAGTCGATGGGGTTCAAGACCTTCGGATTCGGGTTCGGCAGACCCGACGTGTGGGAGCCCGAGGAGATCCTGTTCGGCGAAGAGGACACCTGGCTGGGCACCGACAAACGCTACGCGGGCCGGCGCGAGCTCGCGCAACCGTACGGCGCCACCACGATGGGGCTGATCTACGTCAATCCCGAAGGGCCAGAGGGGCAGCCGGATCCCGTCGCGGCGGCACACGACATCCGCGAGACGTTCGGTCGAATGGCGATGAACGACGAGGAGACAGCTGCGTTGATCGTCGGCGGCCACACATTCGGGAAGACGCATGGGGCAGGCGACGCCGACCTCGTCGGGCCTGAGCCGGAGGCGGCGCCGATCGAGCAGCAGGGTCTCGGCTGGAAGAGTTCCTATGGCACCGGCAAAGGCAAGGACGCCATCACCAGCGGGCTGGAGGTGGTCTGGACGCCGACCCCGACCGCGTGGGACAACAGCTTCTTGGAAACCTTGTACGGCTACGAGTGGGAACTCACCAAGAGTCCAGCAGGCGCATGGCAGTTCACCGCCAAGGACGGCGCCGGAGCGGGCACCATCCCGGATCCGTTCGACGGGCCCGGTCGGGCCCCGACGATGCTGGTCACCGATATCTCGATGCGCGTGGATCCCATCTACGGACCCATCACGAGGCGCTGGCTCGACCACCCCGACGAGCTCGCCGATGCGTTCGCGAAGGCGTGGTACAAGCTGCTGCACCGCGACATGGGGCCGATCTCGCGCTACCTCGGGCCCTGGGTGGCCGAGCCGCAGCTCTGGCAGGATCCGGTACCGCCGGTCGATCACGACTTGGTCGATGACCGTGACATAGCGGCCCTCAAGCGCCAGGTTCTCGAGTCGGGTCTGTCGGTGCCGCAACTGGTCAAGACGGCCTGGGCGGCAGCGGCAAGTTACCGCAACACGGACAAGCGTGGTGGCGCCAACGGCGCCCGGATTCGCCTTGAGCCACAGAAGAACTGGGAAGTCAACGAACCTGCGGAGCTGGCGAAGGCGCTGCCCGCGCTGGAGCAGATCCAGCAGGACTTCAACGCATCCGCCTCGGGTGGAAAGAAGATCTCGCTGGCCGATCTGATCGTGCTGGCCGGTGCGGCCGCGGTCGAGAAGGCCGCGGGCGACGCCGGACATGACGTCAAGGTGCCGTTCACGCCGGGCCGCACCGACGCCACGCAGGAGAACACCGACGTCGAGTCCTTCGCGGTGCTCGAACCGCGGGCCGACGGCTTCCGCAACTATGTCCGCCCGGGAGAGAAGACGCCGCTGGAGAAGCTGTTGCTGGAGCGCGCCTACTTCCTTGGGGTGACGGCGCCTGAGTTGACGGTCCTGATCGGGGGTCTGCGAGCCATCGGCGCCAATCACGGCGGCAGCAAGCACGGGGTGTTCACCGACCGGCCCGGCACGTTGACCACCGATTTCTTCCGCACCGTGGTCGACATGGGCATCGAGTGGAAGGCGTCGGAAACCACGGAGAACGTCTACGAGGGTCACGACCGGGCCTCAGGGACGCCGAAATGGACGGCCACCGCGAACGACCTTGTGTTCGGCTCTCATTCGGTACTACGCGCGCTCGCCGAGGTATACGCGCAATCGGATGCCGAGGATCGGTTCGTCAGAGACTTCGTGCGCGCGTGGGACAAGGTCATGAACAACGACCGGTTCGATCTCAAGTGA
- the pdxR gene encoding MocR-like pyridoxine biosynthesis transcription factor PdxR encodes MTVSGTTSGPELLVELDRARREPLHRQLTDGLREAIRSGRLAAGVRLPSSRVLASDLGVSRRMVVDAYAQLVAEGFLVSQTGAGTYVATVEVATTAAPEDASPVADYTVDFSPGMPDVHSFPRAEWLRALRQGLADLPSKSFGYTEPQGLTITRQALADYLRRTRAVDADPARIVLCSGATQAVGLVARVLRDTGDASAAVEDPGFWLHRHVLRHHGIDPVPVPVDECGLVVDALAAGSVSTVLTTPAHQSPTGVVMTAGRRAELLDWARAGNLVIEDDYDAEYRYERRPVGALQSLAPDRVIYVGSVSKTLAPGLRLGWMVVPDDLAKAVRRAKGLADVGNSVMDQVAFAQLLQSGGYDRHLRQMRRRYVARRNTLLAALARYLPQVTVLGAAAGVQLMAQFPDGCDVDAVVRAAATLGVRVESARPCYVDRESAPPTLFLGYANLTETQIVTGIRLLARCCGEPS; translated from the coding sequence ATGACGGTTTCGGGTACCACTTCGGGGCCGGAGCTGCTCGTCGAACTCGATCGAGCGCGCCGTGAGCCATTACACCGCCAGCTGACGGACGGACTGCGCGAGGCGATCCGCTCGGGGCGTCTCGCGGCGGGGGTGCGGTTGCCGTCCAGCCGCGTCCTGGCTTCCGACCTGGGTGTGTCGCGGCGGATGGTGGTCGACGCGTACGCCCAACTGGTGGCCGAAGGATTCCTGGTGAGCCAGACCGGCGCGGGCACCTACGTCGCCACGGTGGAAGTCGCAACCACGGCGGCACCCGAGGACGCCAGCCCGGTGGCCGACTACACAGTCGACTTCAGCCCCGGCATGCCGGACGTGCACAGCTTTCCGCGCGCCGAGTGGCTGCGCGCACTGCGTCAAGGTCTGGCCGACCTGCCGTCGAAGTCCTTCGGCTACACCGAACCGCAGGGGCTCACGATCACTCGGCAGGCGCTGGCCGACTATCTGCGCCGCACCCGTGCGGTGGACGCCGACCCCGCACGTATCGTGCTGTGCTCGGGGGCCACCCAAGCCGTCGGCCTCGTCGCCAGGGTTCTGCGGGATACCGGCGACGCATCGGCAGCGGTCGAGGATCCAGGGTTCTGGCTGCACCGACACGTCTTACGCCATCACGGGATTGACCCCGTGCCGGTACCGGTCGACGAATGCGGTCTGGTTGTCGACGCGCTCGCGGCAGGTTCGGTGTCGACGGTGCTCACCACGCCTGCGCATCAGTCACCGACGGGCGTGGTCATGACTGCGGGCAGGCGTGCGGAACTCCTCGACTGGGCGCGAGCAGGGAACCTGGTCATCGAAGACGACTACGACGCCGAATACCGCTATGAACGCCGGCCGGTGGGCGCCCTGCAGAGCCTCGCACCCGACCGCGTGATCTACGTCGGATCGGTCAGCAAGACTCTGGCGCCCGGTCTGCGGCTCGGCTGGATGGTGGTCCCCGACGACCTCGCGAAGGCCGTGAGGCGGGCAAAAGGTCTCGCCGATGTCGGCAACTCGGTCATGGACCAGGTGGCGTTCGCCCAGCTACTGCAGTCCGGTGGCTACGACCGGCACCTGCGGCAGATGCGCCGACGGTATGTGGCCCGACGAAATACCTTGCTGGCGGCCCTGGCCCGATACCTACCTCAGGTGACTGTGCTCGGCGCGGCGGCAGGGGTGCAGCTCATGGCTCAGTTTCCCGACGGATGTGACGTCGACGCCGTTGTGCGGGCCGCCGCCACCCTGGGTGTGCGGGTCGAGTCCGCGAGACCGTGTTACGTAGATCGGGAATCGGCGCCACCGACGCTGTTCCTGGGCTACGCCAACCTCACCGAAACGCAGATCGTCACCGGCATCCGGTTGCTGGCCCGGTGTTGCGGCGAGCCGAGTTGA
- a CDS encoding Fur family transcriptional regulator — translation MPHSAHFREQLRDADLRVTQPRVAVLEALVAHPHADTETIFSAVRDTLPNVSRQAIYDVLHALTTAHLIRRIQPSGSSARYESRVGDNHHHVVCRGCGAIADVDCAVGAAPCLTPSDDAALDGFVLDEAEVIYWGFCADCVAASP, via the coding sequence GTGCCGCATTCGGCACACTTCAGGGAGCAGCTGCGCGATGCCGATCTGCGGGTGACGCAGCCCCGCGTGGCGGTTCTGGAGGCATTGGTGGCGCATCCGCACGCCGACACCGAAACGATTTTCTCGGCGGTACGCGACACCCTGCCCAATGTTTCCCGCCAAGCCATCTACGACGTTCTTCATGCCCTCACCACGGCGCACCTGATCCGGCGCATCCAACCCTCCGGCTCGTCGGCGCGCTACGAGTCCCGGGTGGGAGACAACCACCATCACGTCGTATGCCGCGGTTGCGGGGCCATAGCCGATGTCGACTGCGCCGTCGGCGCCGCGCCTTGTCTGACTCCGTCCGACGACGCGGCCCTCGACGGCTTTGTACTCGATGAGGCCGAAGTCATCTATTGGGGTTTCTGCGCCGATTGTGTTGCGGCCAGTCCCTGA
- the qcrB gene encoding cytochrome bc1 complex cytochrome b subunit, producing MASSVTENVAAQGDAVDARYHPSAAVRRQLNKVFPMHWSFLLGEIAMYSFVVLLITGVYLTLFFDPSMAHVTYDGVYQPLRGVQMSRAYESALDISFEVRGGLFVRQIHHWAALMFAAAIMVHLARVFFTGAFRRPREASWITGAMLLILAMFEGYFGYSLPDDLLSGIGLRAALSSITLGLPVIGTWLHWALFGGDFPGEALIPRLYALHVLLIPAVILALVAIHLTLLWFGKHTQFPGPGRTETNVVGVRVMPVFAVKSGAFFALITGVLGLMGGLLTINPIWNLGPYKPSQVSAGSQPDFYMMWTEGLARIWPAWEFYPLGHTVPAAVWVALIMGLVFILLILYPFIERKVTGDDAHHNLLQRPRDVPVRTAIGAMAIAFYMVLTLAAMNDIIALKFHISLNATTWIGRIGMVVLPGIVYYIAYRWAISLQRSDRAVLEHGIETGIIKRLPHGAYVELHQPLGPVDDHGHPIPLEYQGAPLPKRMNKLGSGGAPGTGSFLFADPTVEHDALTEAAHASEHRALTALKEHQDRIHDTDGDTNGHH from the coding sequence GTGGCTAGCTCGGTGACGGAAAATGTTGCGGCACAGGGAGATGCTGTCGACGCGCGGTATCACCCGTCGGCGGCGGTGCGCCGGCAGCTGAACAAGGTGTTCCCCATGCACTGGTCCTTCCTGCTGGGCGAGATCGCGATGTACAGCTTCGTCGTGCTGCTGATCACCGGGGTATACCTGACGTTGTTCTTCGATCCGTCGATGGCGCACGTCACCTATGACGGTGTGTACCAACCGCTTCGGGGTGTGCAGATGTCGCGGGCCTACGAGTCCGCGCTCGACATCAGCTTCGAGGTCCGCGGCGGCCTGTTCGTCCGGCAGATCCACCACTGGGCGGCGCTGATGTTCGCGGCGGCGATCATGGTGCACCTCGCGCGGGTGTTCTTCACGGGCGCGTTCCGCCGCCCACGGGAGGCGAGCTGGATCACCGGCGCAATGTTGTTGATCTTGGCGATGTTCGAGGGCTACTTCGGCTACTCGCTGCCCGACGACCTGCTGTCGGGTATCGGCCTGCGCGCCGCGTTGTCCTCGATCACCCTCGGGCTGCCGGTCATCGGAACCTGGTTGCACTGGGCGCTTTTCGGCGGGGACTTCCCCGGCGAGGCTCTCATCCCCCGCTTGTACGCGTTGCACGTGTTGTTGATTCCCGCGGTCATCCTGGCGTTGGTGGCCATCCATCTCACCTTGCTGTGGTTCGGCAAGCACACGCAGTTCCCCGGCCCGGGCCGTACTGAGACCAACGTGGTGGGCGTGCGCGTCATGCCGGTGTTCGCGGTGAAGTCGGGTGCGTTCTTCGCCCTCATCACCGGCGTGCTCGGCTTGATGGGTGGTCTGCTGACCATCAACCCGATCTGGAACCTGGGCCCCTACAAGCCTTCCCAGGTGTCCGCGGGCAGCCAGCCCGACTTCTACATGATGTGGACCGAAGGCCTGGCACGTATCTGGCCCGCCTGGGAGTTCTACCCGCTGGGCCACACTGTTCCGGCTGCGGTGTGGGTCGCGCTCATCATGGGATTGGTGTTCATCTTGCTCATCCTCTATCCCTTCATCGAACGCAAGGTGACCGGTGACGATGCGCACCACAACCTGCTGCAGCGGCCGCGGGATGTGCCGGTACGCACCGCGATCGGCGCCATGGCCATCGCCTTCTACATGGTGCTCACCCTGGCCGCGATGAACGACATCATCGCCCTGAAATTCCACATCTCGCTCAACGCGACCACCTGGATCGGCCGCATCGGCATGGTCGTCCTACCCGGCATCGTCTACTACATCGCCTACCGCTGGGCCATCTCCCTGCAACGCAGCGACCGCGCCGTACTCGAACACGGCATCGAAACCGGCATCATCAAACGCCTGCCCCACGGTGCCTACGTCGAGCTGCACCAACCGCTGGGACCGGTCGACGACCACGGCCACCCCATCCCCCTGGAATACCAGGGCGCACCACTGCCCAAGCGCATGAACAAGCTCGGCTCCGGCGGCGCCCCCGGCACCGGCAGCTTCCTGTTCGCCGACCCCACCGTCGAACACGACGCCCTCACCGAGGCCGCCCACGCCTCCGAGCACCGCGCCCTCACGGCCCTCAAAGAACACCAGGACCGTATCCACGACACCGACGGGGACACCAACGGCCACCACTGA
- a CDS encoding ArsR/SmtB family transcription factor has translation METLTHGAVLARFGHALSDQTRSKILLALKDAPRYPAELAESVGVSRQSMSNHLSCLRGCGLVVSVPEGRRTRYELADSNLAHALDDLLLVVLAAEDKLCPVDDGCC, from the coding sequence ATGGAAACGCTGACGCATGGCGCGGTGTTGGCCCGGTTCGGTCACGCCCTGTCGGATCAGACCAGGTCGAAAATCCTGTTGGCGCTCAAGGATGCTCCCCGCTATCCGGCGGAATTGGCCGAGTCGGTCGGGGTTTCCCGTCAGAGCATGTCGAATCATCTTTCCTGCCTTCGTGGTTGCGGCTTGGTCGTGTCGGTGCCCGAAGGCCGGCGCACCCGATATGAGCTCGCCGACTCGAACCTCGCGCATGCGCTCGATGATCTGCTCCTGGTGGTGCTGGCAGCGGAGGACAAGCTCTGTCCCGTCGACGATGGCTGCTGCTGA